One Mycobacterium kubicae genomic window carries:
- a CDS encoding amidohydrolase yields the protein MAAADVVITGTILTVDDARPTADAIAIADGRIVAVGDRADVQPHLGPHTQVVDVGDGCVMPGFIEAHGHPLMEAIALSDRIVDIRPVTMRDAGDVVQAIRRETAQRGTSGAYLNGWDPLLQIGLPEPTLAWLDDIAPDGPLVILHNSGHKAFFNSHAARRSGLTRDTPDPKGARYGHDADGELDGTAEETGAVFPLLRGAIQPSDYPAMLLAECARLNRAGLTTCSEMAFDPSFRPLVEQLRDRLTVRLRTYEISNTEMSTDATPGQGDDMLRQVGIKIWVDGSPWIGNIALSFPYLDTEATRTIGVTPGSCGCANYTAEQLTEIVDAYFPRGWQMACHVQGDAGVDTILDVYEQALQCNPREDHRLRLEHVGAIRPEQLRRAVELGVTCSIFVDQIHYWGDVIVDGLFGPERGSRWMPAGSAVAAGMRISLHNDPPVTPEEPLRNISVAATRTAPSGRVLAPEERLTVEQAIRAQTIDAAWQLQADDVIGSLEVGKYADLVVLSADPRTVPAEQIADLQVRATYLAGRQVYAQ from the coding sequence ATGGCCGCCGCAGATGTCGTCATCACCGGAACCATCTTGACCGTCGACGACGCCCGGCCCACGGCCGACGCCATCGCGATCGCCGACGGCCGGATCGTCGCCGTCGGTGACCGCGCCGACGTCCAACCCCACCTCGGCCCGCACACCCAAGTCGTCGACGTCGGTGACGGGTGCGTCATGCCGGGATTCATTGAGGCACACGGCCATCCGCTGATGGAGGCCATCGCCCTGTCGGACCGCATCGTCGACATCCGCCCCGTCACCATGCGCGACGCCGGCGACGTGGTCCAGGCCATCCGGCGTGAGACCGCCCAGCGCGGCACCTCCGGGGCCTACCTCAACGGCTGGGATCCGCTGCTGCAAATCGGACTTCCCGAGCCGACGCTGGCCTGGCTCGACGACATCGCCCCGGACGGGCCCCTGGTCATCCTGCACAACTCCGGACACAAAGCCTTCTTCAATTCCCACGCCGCCCGTCGCAGCGGCCTGACCCGAGACACACCCGACCCGAAGGGCGCAAGGTACGGCCACGACGCCGACGGGGAACTCGACGGCACCGCCGAAGAAACCGGTGCCGTCTTCCCGCTGCTGCGCGGTGCCATCCAACCCAGCGACTACCCGGCGATGCTGCTCGCCGAATGCGCCCGCCTCAACCGCGCCGGCTTGACCACCTGCTCGGAGATGGCGTTCGACCCGTCGTTTCGGCCCCTGGTCGAGCAACTGCGCGACCGACTGACGGTCCGGCTGCGCACCTACGAAATCTCCAACACCGAGATGTCCACCGACGCCACACCCGGCCAAGGTGACGACATGCTGCGCCAGGTGGGCATCAAGATCTGGGTCGACGGGTCCCCGTGGATCGGCAACATCGCGCTGTCTTTCCCGTATCTGGACACCGAGGCCACCCGCACCATCGGGGTGACCCCCGGCTCGTGCGGCTGCGCCAACTACACCGCCGAGCAGCTGACCGAAATCGTGGATGCCTACTTCCCGCGCGGCTGGCAGATGGCCTGCCATGTCCAGGGCGACGCCGGCGTCGACACCATCCTCGATGTGTACGAGCAAGCGCTGCAATGCAATCCGCGTGAGGATCACCGGCTGCGGCTGGAACACGTGGGCGCCATCCGCCCCGAGCAACTGCGCCGGGCCGTCGAACTGGGCGTCACCTGCAGCATCTTCGTCGACCAGATCCACTACTGGGGCGACGTCATCGTCGACGGCCTGTTCGGACCCGAGCGCGGATCCCGTTGGATGCCGGCCGGATCGGCGGTGGCCGCCGGCATGCGCATCTCCTTGCACAACGACCCGCCGGTCACCCCGGAGGAGCCGCTGCGCAACATCAGCGTCGCCGCCACCCGCACCGCACCCAGCGGGCGAGTGCTCGCCCCCGAAGAGCGACTGACCGTCGAGCAGGCGATCCGCGCCCAAACCATCGACGCCGCTTGGCAATTGCAAGCCGACGACGTGATCGGCTCGCTGGAGGTCGGCAAATACGCCGACCTGGTGGTGCTGTCGGCCGACCCGCGAACGGTGCCGGCCGAACAGATCGCCGATCTGCAGGTACGCGCGACCTATCTGGCAGGCCGGCAGGTCTACGCGCAGTGA
- a CDS encoding VOC family protein, with protein sequence MEILASRMLLRPADYERSMRFYRDEIGLAIAREYGAGTVFFAGQSLLELAGYGEPDHSRGPFPGALWLQVRDLEATQSELRSRGVAIAREARQEPWGLHEMHVVDPDGVTLIFIQIPPGHPLRTDTRQ encoded by the coding sequence ATGGAGATCCTGGCCAGCCGGATGCTGCTTCGGCCGGCGGACTACGAGCGTTCGATGCGCTTCTACCGCGACGAGATCGGTCTGGCGATCGCCCGCGAATACGGCGCGGGCACCGTTTTTTTCGCGGGACAGTCTTTGCTGGAGCTCGCCGGATACGGCGAGCCGGACCACTCCCGCGGCCCGTTTCCCGGGGCGCTGTGGTTGCAGGTGCGTGACCTCGAGGCGACCCAGTCAGAGTTGCGTAGCCGGGGCGTGGCGATCGCCCGGGAAGCGCGTCAAGAACCGTGGGGTCTGCACGAGATGCACGTGGTCGACCCCGACGGCGTCACCCTGATTTTCATCCAGATACCCCCGGGCCATCCGTTGCGCACGGACACCCGCCAGTGA
- a CDS encoding inorganic phosphate transporter — protein sequence MNIDLFLLIIVVITALAFDFTNGFHDTGNAMATSIASGALQPKVAVALSAVLNLVGAFLSTAVAATIAKGLIDGNIVTLELVFAGLVGGIVWNLLTWLLGIPSSSSHALIGGIVGATIAAVGGHGVIWKGVISKVIIPAIIAAILAIAVGAVATWTVYRITRGVRPARTANGFRRGQIGSASLVSLAHGTNDAQKTMGVIFLALMSYGAVSRTSSMPPLWVIVCCALAMALGTYLGGWRIIRTLGKGLVEIQPPQGMAAESSSAAVILLSAHFGYALSTTQVCTGSVLGSGVGKPGGEVRWGVAGRMATAWLVTLPLSGLVGAITYWIVHLIGGYPGAIVGFSLLVAVSAAIYLRSRKVKVDHNNVNAQWEGDLTAGLDKPSATTMDHGPGSTNGSNGSGPAQPRLGPDDAIKAGNPS from the coding sequence GTGAACATCGACTTGTTCCTCTTGATCATCGTCGTCATTACGGCGCTCGCGTTCGACTTCACCAACGGCTTTCATGACACCGGCAACGCCATGGCGACCTCCATCGCCAGCGGTGCGCTGCAGCCCAAAGTGGCGGTGGCGCTGTCGGCGGTGCTGAACCTGGTCGGTGCGTTCCTGTCCACGGCCGTCGCGGCCACCATCGCCAAGGGGCTGATCGACGGAAACATCGTGACGCTGGAGCTGGTGTTCGCCGGCTTGGTCGGCGGCATCGTCTGGAATTTGCTGACGTGGTTGCTGGGTATCCCCTCGAGTTCCTCGCACGCGCTGATCGGCGGCATCGTCGGCGCCACCATCGCCGCCGTCGGCGGACACGGGGTGATCTGGAAAGGCGTGATCTCCAAGGTGATCATCCCGGCGATCATCGCCGCGATACTGGCCATCGCCGTCGGCGCCGTCGCCACCTGGACTGTCTACCGCATCACCCGCGGGGTCCGTCCGGCGCGCACGGCCAACGGCTTCCGGCGCGGCCAGATCGGCTCGGCGTCGCTGGTCTCGTTGGCCCACGGGACCAACGACGCGCAGAAGACGATGGGCGTCATCTTCCTGGCGCTGATGTCCTACGGGGCGGTCAGCCGCACCTCCTCCATGCCGCCGCTGTGGGTGATCGTGTGCTGTGCGCTGGCCATGGCGTTGGGCACCTACCTGGGCGGCTGGCGGATCATCCGCACCCTGGGCAAGGGGCTGGTGGAGATCCAGCCGCCGCAAGGCATGGCCGCGGAATCCTCTTCTGCCGCGGTCATCTTGCTCTCGGCCCACTTCGGCTACGCGCTGTCCACGACGCAGGTCTGCACCGGTTCGGTGCTCGGCAGCGGGGTGGGCAAGCCCGGCGGCGAGGTGCGCTGGGGCGTGGCGGGCCGGATGGCGACCGCCTGGCTGGTCACCTTGCCGCTGTCCGGGCTGGTCGGCGCGATCACCTACTGGATCGTGCACCTGATCGGCGGATACCCCGGCGCGATCGTCGGATTCTCGCTGCTGGTCGCCGTTTCCGCCGCCATCTACCTGCGCTCGCGCAAGGTCAAGGTCGACCACAACAACGTCAACGCCCAGTGGGAAGGTGACCTGACCGCCGGACTGGACAAACCATCGGCGACGACGATGGACCACGGACCCGGCTCGACGAACGGCAGCAACGGATCCGGGCCGGCGCAGCCCCGGTTAGGCCCCGACGACGCGATCAAGGCGGGTAACCCTTCATGA
- a CDS encoding 1,4-dihydroxy-2-naphthoyl-CoA synthase, with amino-acid sequence MSDSPFHPDEWRRVDGFDDLTDITYHRHVSDATVRVAFDRPEVRNAFRPHTVDELYRVLDHARMSPDVGVVLLTGNGPSPKDGGWAFCSGGDQRIRGRSGYQYASGDTADTVDAARAGRLHILEVQRLIRFMPKVVICLVNGWAAGGGHSLHVVCDLTLASREHARFKQTDADVGSFDGGYGSAYLARQVGQKFAREIFFLGRPYTAEQMHQMGAVNAVVEHAQLETEGVQWAAEINAKSPQAQRMLKFAFNLLDDGLVGQQLFAGEATRLAYMTDEAVEGRDAFLEKRPPDWSPFPRYF; translated from the coding sequence TTGAGCGACAGCCCCTTTCACCCCGACGAATGGCGACGAGTCGACGGGTTCGACGACCTGACCGACATCACCTACCACCGCCACGTCAGCGACGCCACGGTACGGGTGGCGTTCGACCGGCCCGAGGTGCGCAACGCGTTTCGGCCGCACACCGTCGACGAGCTCTACCGGGTGCTCGACCACGCCCGCATGTCCCCCGACGTCGGGGTGGTCCTGCTGACCGGTAACGGGCCGTCGCCCAAAGACGGTGGGTGGGCGTTCTGTTCCGGCGGCGACCAACGCATCCGCGGCCGCAGCGGCTATCAGTACGCCAGTGGCGACACCGCCGACACCGTCGACGCGGCCCGCGCGGGCCGATTGCACATCCTGGAAGTGCAGCGGCTGATCCGGTTCATGCCCAAGGTGGTGATCTGTCTGGTCAACGGGTGGGCCGCCGGCGGCGGGCACAGCCTGCACGTGGTCTGCGACCTCACCCTGGCCAGCCGCGAGCATGCCCGCTTCAAGCAGACCGACGCCGACGTCGGCAGCTTCGACGGCGGCTACGGCAGCGCGTATCTGGCCCGCCAGGTCGGCCAGAAGTTCGCCCGGGAAATCTTCTTTCTGGGCCGGCCCTATACCGCCGAGCAGATGCACCAGATGGGCGCGGTCAACGCCGTCGTCGAGCACGCGCAGCTGGAGACCGAAGGGGTGCAGTGGGCAGCGGAGATCAACGCCAAATCCCCGCAGGCCCAGCGGATGCTGAAGTTCGCGTTCAATTTGCTCGACGACGGGTTGGTGGGTCAGCAACTGTTCGCCGGCGAGGCGACCCGGCTGGCCTATATGACCGACGAGGCCGTCGAGGGCCGCGACGCCTTCCTGGAGAAGCGGCCCCCGGATTGGAGCCCCTTCCCCCGCTACTTCTGA
- a CDS encoding nitroreductase family deazaflavin-dependent oxidoreductase has translation MAERIRPPWWLKPANKVFIQMSKLGLNFGGESPVVLTVPGRKTGAPRSTPVTPMTVDGKRYVVGGFPGADWVKNARAASEVTLTRGRTKERVRMVELSAEEAKPLLRAFPTEVPTGVGFMKRSGLVKDGRPEEFEALAGRCAVFRFDPI, from the coding sequence ATGGCTGAACGGATCCGACCGCCGTGGTGGCTCAAGCCGGCGAACAAAGTGTTCATCCAGATGTCGAAGCTGGGCCTGAACTTCGGCGGGGAAAGCCCCGTGGTCCTGACCGTGCCCGGCCGCAAGACCGGCGCCCCGCGGTCCACGCCGGTGACGCCGATGACGGTGGACGGCAAACGGTACGTCGTGGGCGGCTTCCCCGGCGCCGACTGGGTCAAAAACGCCAGAGCCGCAAGCGAAGTCACGCTGACCAGAGGCCGCACCAAGGAACGCGTCCGGATGGTGGAACTGTCCGCCGAGGAAGCCAAGCCGCTGCTGCGGGCGTTCCCGACCGAGGTGCCCACCGGAGTGGGTTTCATGAAGCGGTCCGGACTGGTCAAGGACGGGCGCCCCGAGGAATTCGAAGCACTGGCCGGGCGGTGCGCCGTCTTCCGGTTCGACCCGATCTAG
- a CDS encoding o-succinylbenzoate synthase: protein MRVRFRGITTREVALIDGPAGWGEFGAFPEYGPAEAAHWLASAVEAAYRPPPPVRRDRIPINATVPAVTAAQVPDVLARFPGAGTAKVKVAEPGQTLAEDVERVGAVRQLVATVRVDANGGWTVDQAVQAAIALTADGPLEYLEQPCASVAELAELRRRPELPDVPIAADESIRKAQDPLAVVRAGAADVAVLKVAPLGGISPLLAIAEQIDIPVVISSALDSAVGIGRGLLAAAALPDLHHACGLGTGGLFVDDVAPPVVPEGGTLPVGPIAPEAARLRALAAPPLRRQWWIDRVKDCYPLLVPSFG, encoded by the coding sequence ATGCGGGTGCGCTTTCGCGGCATCACCACCCGGGAAGTCGCGCTGATCGACGGGCCGGCGGGCTGGGGTGAATTCGGCGCCTTCCCGGAGTACGGTCCGGCCGAGGCCGCGCACTGGCTGGCCTCGGCCGTCGAGGCCGCCTACCGGCCCCCGCCGCCGGTGCGTCGCGACCGCATCCCCATCAACGCCACCGTCCCGGCCGTCACCGCCGCCCAAGTGCCCGACGTGCTGGCCCGCTTCCCCGGCGCCGGCACCGCCAAGGTCAAGGTCGCCGAACCCGGGCAGACCCTGGCCGAGGACGTCGAACGGGTCGGCGCCGTGCGGCAATTGGTGGCGACCGTGCGGGTGGACGCCAACGGCGGCTGGACCGTCGACCAGGCGGTGCAGGCCGCGATCGCGCTGACCGCCGACGGGCCGCTGGAATACCTCGAACAACCCTGTGCCAGCGTCGCCGAACTGGCCGAACTGCGCCGGCGCCCGGAGCTGCCGGACGTGCCGATCGCCGCCGACGAAAGCATCCGTAAGGCGCAGGACCCGCTGGCCGTGGTCCGCGCCGGCGCCGCCGACGTCGCGGTGCTCAAAGTGGCTCCGCTGGGCGGGATTTCGCCGCTGCTCGCGATCGCCGAGCAGATCGACATCCCGGTGGTCATCTCCAGCGCCCTGGACTCGGCGGTCGGCATCGGCCGGGGGCTGCTGGCCGCCGCGGCGTTGCCCGATCTGCACCACGCCTGCGGGCTGGGCACCGGCGGCCTGTTCGTCGACGACGTCGCCCCGCCCGTCGTCCCGGAAGGCGGCACCCTGCCGGTGGGCCCGATCGCGCCCGAGGCCGCGCGCCTGAGGGCGCTCGCGGCGCCCCCGCTGCGGCGCCAGTGGTGGATCGACCGGGTCAAGGACTGCTACCCGCTGCTTGTACCGTCGTTCGGGTGA
- a CDS encoding SDR family oxidoreductase, giving the protein MSKSPLRRVTEQFVLAGMRPPVAPQLLLNRPAIKPVDLAGKRILLTGASSGIGEAAAGQLASLGATVVVVARRKDLLDAVADRITTAGGAAISLPCDISDMDAVDALVGEVHDRIGGVDILINNAGRSIRRPLAESLERWHDVERTMVLNYYAPLRLIRGLAPGMLERGDGHIINVATWGVLSEASPLFSVYNASKSALSSVSRIIETEWGHRGVHSTTLYYPLVATPMIAPTKAYQGMPALTSEEAGEWMVTAARTRPVRIAPRIALAARALDNVGPRWVNAFMQRGSRRNG; this is encoded by the coding sequence GTGAGTAAAAGTCCACTTCGCCGGGTCACCGAACAATTCGTACTGGCCGGCATGCGGCCGCCGGTGGCACCGCAGCTCCTGCTCAACCGGCCCGCGATCAAACCGGTCGACCTTGCCGGCAAGCGCATCCTGCTCACCGGCGCCTCTTCGGGCATCGGCGAGGCCGCGGCCGGACAGCTGGCAAGCCTGGGCGCCACCGTCGTCGTCGTCGCCCGCCGCAAGGACCTGCTGGACGCGGTCGCCGACCGGATCACCACAGCGGGCGGCGCGGCGATATCGCTGCCCTGCGACATCTCCGACATGGACGCCGTCGATGCATTGGTGGGCGAGGTGCACGACCGCATCGGCGGGGTGGACATTCTGATCAACAACGCCGGCCGGTCCATCCGGCGGCCGCTGGCCGAGTCGCTGGAACGCTGGCACGACGTCGAGCGCACCATGGTGCTCAACTACTACGCCCCGTTGCGGCTGATCCGCGGGCTGGCCCCGGGAATGCTCGAGCGCGGTGACGGCCACATCATCAATGTCGCGACCTGGGGGGTGCTCTCGGAGGCTTCCCCGCTGTTCTCCGTCTACAACGCGTCCAAGTCCGCGCTGTCCTCGGTGAGCCGGATCATCGAAACCGAGTGGGGCCACCGGGGTGTGCACTCCACCACGCTGTACTACCCGCTGGTCGCCACGCCGATGATCGCGCCGACCAAGGCCTACCAGGGGATGCCCGCCCTGACGTCGGAAGAAGCCGGTGAGTGGATGGTGACGGCTGCTCGCACCCGGCCGGTACGAATCGCACCCCGGATCGCTTTGGCCGCCCGGGCGCTCGACAACGTCGGGCCCCGCTGGGTCAACGCTTTCATGCAGCGCGGCAGCCGGCGCAACGGTTAG
- the fadD8 gene encoding fatty-acid--CoA ligase FadD8: MSDELLRNPTHNGHLLVGALKRHKNRPVLFLGDTTLTGGQLAERISQYIQAFEALGAGTGVTVGLLSLNRPEVLMILGASQTQGYRRTALHPLGSLDDHAYVLSDAGATALIIDPNPMFVERALGLLEKVDSLKQILTIGPVPQALNGVAVDVSAEAAKYSPRPITVADLPPNHVGGLTYTGGTTGKPKGVIGTTGNIATMTQIQLAEWEWPEHPRFLMCTPLSHAGAAFFTPTLVKGGEMIVLAKFDPAEVLRVIEEQRITATMLVPSMLYALMDHPDSHTRDLSSLETVYYGASAINPVRLAEAIRRFGPIFAQYYGQSEAPMVITYLAKADHDEKRLTSCGRPTLFARVALLAEDGNPVPQGEPGEICVSGPLLAGGYWNLPEATAETFKDGWLHTGDMAREDEDGFYYIVDRVKDMIVTGGFNVFPREVEDVVAEHPAVAQVCVVGTPDDKWGEAVTAVVVLRSDAPRDDAAIEAMTAEIQASVKDRKGSVQSPKRVVVVDSLPLTGLGKPDKKAVRAQFWEGAGRAVG, translated from the coding sequence ATGAGTGACGAGCTGTTGCGCAATCCGACCCATAACGGACATCTGCTGGTGGGCGCGCTCAAGCGCCACAAGAACAGGCCGGTGCTGTTCCTCGGCGACACGACGCTGACCGGCGGTCAGCTGGCCGAGCGGATCAGCCAGTACATCCAGGCGTTCGAAGCACTGGGCGCAGGCACCGGCGTCACGGTCGGCCTGCTCTCCCTCAACCGCCCCGAGGTGCTGATGATCCTGGGCGCCAGCCAGACCCAGGGCTATCGGCGCACCGCCCTGCACCCGCTGGGCTCGCTGGACGATCACGCCTACGTGCTCTCCGACGCCGGGGCCACCGCGCTGATCATCGACCCCAACCCGATGTTCGTCGAGCGCGCGCTGGGGCTGCTGGAGAAAGTGGACTCGCTCAAGCAGATCCTGACCATCGGGCCGGTGCCGCAGGCTCTGAACGGTGTGGCAGTGGACGTGTCGGCGGAGGCGGCCAAGTACTCGCCGCGGCCGATCACCGTCGCGGACCTGCCGCCCAACCACGTCGGCGGCCTGACCTATACCGGCGGCACCACCGGAAAGCCCAAGGGTGTCATCGGCACCACCGGGAACATCGCGACGATGACTCAGATCCAGCTCGCCGAGTGGGAGTGGCCGGAGCACCCGCGTTTCCTGATGTGTACGCCGCTGTCGCACGCGGGCGCGGCGTTCTTCACGCCCACGCTGGTCAAGGGCGGCGAGATGATCGTGCTGGCCAAGTTCGACCCGGCCGAGGTGCTCAGGGTCATTGAGGAGCAACGGATTACGGCCACCATGCTGGTGCCGTCGATGCTCTACGCGCTGATGGACCACCCCGACTCGCACACCCGCGACCTGTCGTCGCTGGAGACGGTGTACTACGGCGCTTCGGCGATCAACCCGGTGCGGCTGGCCGAGGCGATCCGCCGCTTCGGGCCGATCTTCGCCCAGTACTACGGCCAGTCCGAGGCGCCGATGGTGATCACCTACCTGGCCAAGGCCGATCACGACGAGAAGCGGCTGACCTCCTGCGGACGGCCCACCCTGTTCGCGCGGGTGGCCCTGCTGGCCGAGGACGGCAACCCGGTGCCGCAGGGCGAGCCGGGCGAAATCTGTGTCAGCGGACCGCTGTTGGCCGGCGGCTACTGGAATCTGCCGGAGGCGACCGCGGAGACTTTCAAAGACGGCTGGCTGCACACCGGTGACATGGCCCGCGAGGACGAAGACGGCTTCTATTACATCGTCGACCGGGTCAAGGACATGATCGTCACCGGCGGTTTCAACGTGTTCCCCCGCGAGGTGGAAGACGTGGTCGCCGAACACCCCGCGGTGGCGCAGGTGTGCGTGGTCGGCACGCCGGACGACAAGTGGGGCGAAGCCGTCACCGCCGTGGTGGTGCTGCGCTCCGACGCCCCGCGCGACGACGCCGCGATCGAGGCCATGACCGCCGAGATCCAGGCCTCGGTCAAGGACCGCAAGGGCTCGGTGCAGTCACCCAAGCGGGTGGTGGTCGTCGACTCGTTGCCGTTGACCGGGTTGGGCAAGCCGGACAAGAAGGCGGTGCGGGCACAGTTCTGGGAAGGCGCCGGGCGCGCCGTCGGCTAG